One genomic window of Methanosarcina acetivorans C2A includes the following:
- a CDS encoding queuosine precursor transporter, giving the protein MKSIDYKTQILLAVFISSLLLGNLLGSKLIEIFGIVTSVGLFGYPVTFLITDIVEEVRGKEITKIFVHAGLLSLFIAVLFVFVSTGFPSSSLYPHSEAYNSVFSNSLRIILASMTAFVISQYHDLWAFNFWRQKTNGRCLWFRNNLSTIVSQLIDSIVFTFIAFYHATPELGAVQIFYMIVPLWVLKVGFALLDTPFVYLGVRWLAPESMDDVTYLGESLETGPVNG; this is encoded by the coding sequence ATGAAATCCATAGATTACAAAACACAGATTTTACTAGCAGTTTTCATAAGCTCTCTGCTCCTCGGAAATCTCCTTGGGAGTAAGCTAATTGAGATCTTCGGAATTGTAACCTCTGTCGGCTTATTCGGATATCCGGTTACTTTTCTTATTACGGATATAGTAGAAGAGGTTAGAGGAAAAGAAATAACAAAGATCTTCGTACATGCAGGCTTACTTTCACTCTTCATTGCCGTACTTTTCGTATTTGTAAGTACGGGCTTCCCCTCCTCTTCTCTGTATCCTCATAGTGAGGCTTATAATAGTGTTTTCTCAAACTCTCTGCGGATTATCCTGGCAAGTATGACCGCTTTTGTTATAAGCCAGTACCATGACCTCTGGGCTTTTAATTTCTGGAGGCAGAAGACAAATGGCAGATGCCTCTGGTTTAGGAACAATCTTTCAACAATTGTTTCCCAGCTGATTGACTCTATTGTTTTCACGTTTATCGCTTTCTATCACGCCACTCCCGAGCTTGGGGCAGTCCAGATTTTTTATATGATCGTGCCTCTCTGGGTCCTTAAAGTGGGTTTTGCTCTCCTTGATACTCCATTTGTATATCTTGGAGTCCGGTGGCTTGCTCCTGAAAGTATGGACGATGTCACCTATCTTGGAGAAAGCCTGGAGACAGGTCCGGTTAATGGTTAA
- a CDS encoding pyridoxal phosphate-dependent aminotransferase, translating to MFSINSECILSKQSEDIPPFYVMEVLESAKELEAQGRHIIHLEVGEPDFPTAPHICEAACAAIGKGLTKYTHSQGLPALREAIAESYYRKFGVDLDPNQVIVTSGTSPGLLMVFMALLEKRDEVIMSNPHYACYPNFVKYLGGTPVFVYTSEANGFALEPETVRQCLSPNTKAILINSPSNPGGHVMSPDTLQGLAAIADEKGIPVVSDEIYQGLIYSGEEHSILEYTKNAFVLNGFSKLYAMTGWRLGYIICPPGCVRAIQKIHQNFFICANSFVQEAGIAALKGSQEHVVEMVQIYNMRRQYMLKRLLGMGLEVRKEPMGAFYVLADARKFGNDSLELSRSILNEAGVAVTPGVDFGNGAEGYLRFSYANSLENIAEGMDRLEAFLEKELDG from the coding sequence ATGTTTTCGATAAATTCCGAATGCATCCTTTCAAAACAGTCCGAAGATATCCCTCCTTTCTATGTGATGGAAGTACTGGAAAGTGCCAAGGAGCTGGAAGCTCAGGGCAGGCATATAATCCACCTTGAGGTCGGAGAGCCTGATTTCCCTACTGCTCCCCATATATGTGAGGCTGCCTGTGCTGCTATTGGAAAGGGGCTTACAAAGTACACCCACAGCCAGGGGCTCCCTGCCCTCCGAGAGGCAATAGCTGAATCTTACTACCGGAAGTTTGGGGTTGACCTTGACCCTAATCAGGTTATCGTTACTTCGGGGACAAGCCCCGGGCTCCTGATGGTTTTTATGGCTTTGCTTGAAAAGAGGGACGAAGTAATCATGTCGAACCCTCACTATGCCTGCTATCCGAATTTCGTAAAATATCTGGGCGGGACCCCTGTTTTTGTCTATACAAGCGAGGCAAACGGCTTTGCCCTTGAACCGGAAACCGTAAGGCAGTGCCTGAGCCCTAACACCAAAGCCATTCTCATTAACAGCCCTTCAAATCCCGGAGGGCATGTTATGTCTCCAGATACTTTGCAGGGCCTTGCCGCAATAGCAGACGAAAAAGGAATTCCTGTCGTTTCGGACGAGATCTACCAGGGCCTGATCTACAGTGGAGAAGAACACAGCATCCTGGAATATACCAAAAATGCCTTTGTCCTGAACGGCTTTTCCAAACTTTATGCGATGACCGGCTGGAGGCTCGGTTATATTATCTGCCCTCCCGGATGTGTGCGTGCGATTCAGAAAATTCACCAGAACTTCTTTATCTGCGCTAACTCCTTTGTCCAGGAAGCAGGCATTGCAGCCCTCAAAGGTTCCCAGGAACATGTTGTCGAGATGGTCCAAATTTACAATATGCGTCGCCAGTACATGCTAAAAAGACTTCTAGGTATGGGGCTTGAAGTTCGAAAAGAGCCAATGGGAGCCTTTTATGTCCTTGCCGATGCTCGCAAGTTCGGCAACGATTCCCTTGAACTGAGCCGCAGTATTCTCAATGAAGCAGGCGTGGCAGTAACTCCCGGCGTAGATTTCGGAAACGGGGCAGAAGGCTACCTGCGCTTTTCCTATGCCAACAGCCTTGAAAACATTGCAGAGGGTATGGACCGTCTGGAGGCTTTTCTGGAAAAAGAACTTGATGGATGA